The following coding sequences are from one Manis pentadactyla isolate mManPen7 chromosome 13, mManPen7.hap1, whole genome shotgun sequence window:
- the LOC118934590 gene encoding olfactory receptor 8B3-like, translating to MPTGNGSFLTDFLLVGLTDQPDLQLPLFFLFLGMYLVTAIGNLGMILLIGLNSHLHTPMYFFLFNLSFIDFCYCSVFTPKMLLDFLSKKNVISYMGCMSQLYFFCFFAISECYVLTSMAYDRYVAICNPLLYNVSMSPKVCSSLMLGSYLMAFSGSMAHTGCMLRLTFCDANTINHYLCDILPLLQLSCTSTYVNELVVFIVVGINVIVPCLTIFVSYGFILSSIFCISSTEGRSKAFSTCSSHIIAVALFFGSCAFMYLQPSSAGSMDEGKISSVFYTNVVPMMNPLIYSLRNKDVKCALHKTLSRMIF from the coding sequence ATGCCTACTGGAAATGGCTCTTTCCTGACTGATTTCCTTCTGGTGGGATTAACAGACCAACCAGATCTCCAGCTCCCCCTGTTCTTCCTGTTTCTAGGAATGTATTTGGTCACGGCAATAGGAAATTTGGGCATGATACTTCTAATTGGGCTGAATTCACACCTCCACactcccatgtactttttcctctttAACTTGTCCTTTATAGACTTCTGCTATTGTTCTGTGTTTACACCAAAAATGCTGCTGGATTTCTTATCAAAGAAGAATGTTATTTCCTACATGGGGTGCATGAGccagctttactttttctgtttctttgctatttctgAATGCTATGTGCTGACATCAATGGCCTATgatcgctatgtggccatctgcaacccaCTCTTGTATAATGTTTCCATGTCCCCTAAGGTGTGTTCCAGCCTTATGCTTGGTTCATACTTGATGGCCTTTTCTGGTTCCATGGCCCACACTGGATGCATGCTGAGACTGACCTTCTGTGATGCCAACACCATCAACCATTATTTGTGTGACATCCTCCCTCTACTCCAGCTCTCCTGCACCAGCACCTACGTCAATGAGCTGGTGGTGTTCATTGTGGTGGGCATCAACGTCATTGTGCCCTGTCTCACCATCTTTGTCTCCTATGGTTTCATCCTCTCCAGTATCTTCTGCATCAGCTCCACTGAGGGCAGATCCAAAGCCTTCAGCACCTGCAGCTCCCACATCATTGCTGTTGCTTTGTTCTTCGGATCATGTGCATTTATGTATCTACAACCTTCTTCTGCTGGATCTATGGATgagggaaaaatctcttctgtctttTATACCAATGTGGTCCCCATGATGAACCCCTTAATCTACAGCTTGAGGAACAAGGATGTTAAATGTGCTCTGCACAAAACCCTGAGTAGAATGATATTTTGA